A genomic stretch from Solanum stenotomum isolate F172 chromosome 8, ASM1918654v1, whole genome shotgun sequence includes:
- the LOC125874749 gene encoding ETHYLENE INSENSITIVE 3-like 1 protein isoform X2, with translation MMMFEEMGFCGDLDFFPAPLKEVEVAAPQTEAEQVVDDDYSDEDIDVDELEKRVWRDKMKLKRLKEMNQGMEDVDSVKRRQSQEQARRKKMSRAQDGILKYMLKMMEVCKAQGFVYGIIPEKGKPVGGASDNLREWWKDKVRFDRNGPASIAKYQAEHAIPGKNEVSNPVGPTPHTLQELQDTTLGSLLSALMQHCDPPQRRFPLEKGVSPPWWPTGQEDWWPQLGLQKDQGPPPYKKPHDLKKAWKVGVLTAVIKHISPDIAKIRKLVRQSKCLQDKMTAKESATWLAIINQEEALARELYPDRCPPLSSAGGSGTFTVNDSSEYDVDGAQDECNFDVQEQKPHHLNLLNVTVERFNERLPLQQQSHPIKDEMITNLDFTRKRKQSNEQPVTMAQIYTCEILQCPYSELRHGFQDRSARDNHQLACPFRNTSQFGVSKFPMNEVKPVVFPQQYVPSSSVALSVNPSPPPFDLFGVGVPEDGQRMIDDLMSFYDCNIQGNKSQNTGNVAVTKEQQLHQQPRVDQVNYLHSRGMMEGNIFKDINVSASQSMHPQSNPVDQCKILNSSDNLHFMFGPPFNLQSTNYPGSLPGIGCDATPKQDIPIWY, from the coding sequence ATGATGATGTTTGAGGAAATGGGGTTCTGTGGGGATCTTGATTTCTTTCCTGCTCCGCTTAAGGAAGTGGAGGTGGCTGCTCCACAGACTGAGGCAGAGCAGGTGGTGGATGATGATTATAGTGATGAGGATATTGATGTGGATGAGCTAGAGAAGAGAGTGTGGAGGGACAAGATGAAGCTGAAAAGGCTGAAAGAAATGAATCAGGGGATGGAAGATGTTGATTCTGTGAAACGACGCCAGTCACAGGAGCAGGCAAGGAGGAAGAAGATGTCGAGGGCACAGGATGGGATCTTGAAGTACATGTTGAAAATGATGGAAGTATGTAAAGCTCAGGGTTTTGTTTATGGGATCATTCCGGAAAAAGGCAAGCCGGTTGGTGGGGCATCTGATAATCTTAGGGAGTGGTGGAAGGATAAAGTGAGATTTGATCGCAATGGCCCTGCTTCTATAGCCAAATACCAAGCTGAGCATGCCATCCCAGGCAAGAATGAGGTATCAAATCCAGTTGGTCCTACACCTCACACCTTGCAGGAGCTGCAAGATACCACCCTTGGTTCGTTATTGTCAGCTTTGATGCAGCACTGTGATCCTCCTCAGAGAAGATTTCCATTGGAGAAAGGCGTTTCACCCCCATGGTGGCCTACAGGACAGGAGGATTGGTGGCCTCAATTGGGTTTGCAGAAGGACCAAGGTCCTCCACCTTATAAAAAGCCTCATGATCTGAAGAAGGCGTGGAAGGTTGGTGTCCTAACAGCGGTGATCAAGCACATTTCCCCTGATATTGCTAAAATCCGGAAGCTTGTGAGGCAGTCAAAGTGCTTGCAGGATAAGATGACAGCAAAAGAAAGTGCGACTTGGCTTGCAATCATCAATCAGGAGGAAGCTTTGGCTCGAGAACTATACCCTGATCGTTGTCCACCTTTGTCGTCAGCTGGTGGTAGTGGAACTTTCACTGTGAATGACAGCAGTGAGTATGATGTTGATGGTGCTCAAGATGAGTGTAACTTTGATGTTCAAGAGCAAAAACCACACCATCTCAATTTGTTGAATGTCACTGTTGAGAGATTCAACGAGAGGCTGCCTCTGCAACAACAGTCTCATCCAATCAAGGATGAAATGATTACCAACTTAGATTTCACCCGGAAGAGGAAGCAATCCAATGAACAGCCTGTTACCATGGCTCAGATTTATACGTGTGAGATTCTTCAATGTCCTTACAGTGAACTTCGCCACGGGTTTCAGGACAGATCTGCGAGAGACAATCATCAACTGGCTTGCCCTTTCAGAAATACTTCTCAATTTGGAGTTTCAAAGTTTCCCATGAACGAAGTCAAGCCAGTTGTCTTCCCTCAACAATATGTCCCGTCAAGTTCAGTTGCTCTGTCTGTTAATCCAAGTCCACCTCCCTTTGATCTATTTGGAGTAGGAGTTCCTGAAGATGGGCAAAGGATGATTGATGACCTTATGTCATTCTATGACTGTAATATACAAGGAAACAAAAGCCAAAATACGGGGAATGTTGCAGTGACCAAAGAGCAGCAGCTTCATCAACAACCTCGTGTTGACCAGGTCAATTACCTACACAGTCGAGGGATGATGGAGGGGAATATCTTCAAAGATATTAATGTTTCCGCAAGTCAGTCTATGCACCCACAAAGCAATCCTGTTGATCAATGCAAGATCCTAAATTCAAGTGACAATTTGCATTTCATGTTTGGGCCTCCGTTCAACTTACAGTCCACCAATTACCCTGGAAGTCTGCCTGGCATTGGATGTGATGCTACACCGAAGCAAGATATTCCAATTTGGTACTAG